The Coregonus clupeaformis isolate EN_2021a chromosome 20, ASM2061545v1, whole genome shotgun sequence genome contains a region encoding:
- the LOC121533624 gene encoding tumor necrosis factor alpha-induced protein 8-like protein 1, translating into MDSFSTKTLALQAQKKLMSKMATKSVANLFIDDTSSEVLDELYRVTKEYTRNRKEAQKIIKDLIKMVVKLGILYRNNQFNGEELVLVEGFRKKVHTLAMTAVSFHQIEFTFDRRVMSAILNECRELLHQAINRHLTAKSHSRVNHVFNHFADCDFLAALYGPSEVYRSHLQRICDGVNKMLDEGNL; encoded by the exons ATGGACTCCTTCAGTACTAAGACCCTGGCCCTTCAGGCCCAGAAGAAGCTGATGAGCAAGATGGCCACCAAGAGTGTGGCCAACCTCTTCATTGATGACACCAGCAGCGAGGTGCTGGACGAGCTCTACCGCGTCACCAAGGAGTACACACGCAACCGCAAGGAGGCccagaagatcatcaaggacctcatcAAGATGGTGGTGAAGCTGGGCATCCTCTACCGCAACAACCAGTTCAACGGGGAGGAACTGGTGCTGGTCGAGGGCTTCAG GAAGAAGGTCCACACACTGGCCATGACGGCCGTCAGCTTCCACCAGATCGAATTCACATTCGACCGGCGTGTGATGAGCGCCATCCTGAACGAGTGCCGGGAGCTGCTGCACCAGGCAATCAACCGCCACCTGACAGCCAAGAGCCACTCGCGGGTCAACCACGTGTTCAACCACTTCGCCGACTGTGACTTCCTGGCGGCTCTCTACGGCCCCTCCGAGGTGTACCGCAGCCACCTGCAGAGGATCTGCGACGGTGTCAACAAGATGCTGGACGAGGGCAacctttga